In one Alnus glutinosa chromosome 14, dhAlnGlut1.1, whole genome shotgun sequence genomic region, the following are encoded:
- the LOC133857195 gene encoding probable inactive histone-lysine N-methyltransferase SUVR2 isoform X2: MAPNPRVAAAFRAMRDIGIKEDKVKPVLKKLLKLYDKNWELIEEENYRALADAIFEEEDNVVVEQKKKCMSTDEKDLEEEAQTQDEPERPLKRLRRGQGGQATSSVNVCNHSLGGSPLKRPKVEEGEPVEPCLQQQPQEMMEKPQSILKPIAPLHGTVNKGKQPLLPQIASPGKRSMSERASQLCIREPIVEPGTVLLPKQKVTDTRVLIKPKDEPFTDDMFTEAVPDYEVPIAVIHPDPSSKGGSSFGNDSVENQDGPEMTASQRLAEGNGGDCILASSSERGTNCKLATIPEESPPTLEIASSPLGEVKISLSCDSALGRPDFHMPSRNEVIKLMEDKCLRTYKIIDPNFSVKKLLNDMCECFLELGTYSTDESQEGSINISPTLDVLKEPSVRDAGGNELGLCIPSSNGSVNIQCSAEVAEPLSRLPTSLNGIDEHIQASKKIISNGYAESEREKELEDPESTNLCSLVVVPQQKNPPSDLRSLHDVNDITKGEERVRISWVNEINSECLPSFKYIPRNFIFRKAYVNFTLSRIGDEDCCSACLGDCLSLSTVCYCANTTGGQFAYGKGDLLREEFLEECISMTRDPQRHQHLYCRECPLERLRIDDCLEPCKGHLRRKFIKECWSKCSCSKNCGNRVVQRGITCKLQVFCTPEGKGWGLRTLEGLPKGAFVCEYVGEILTSTELYERNLGSYKSGKRTYSVLLDADWGSGALKSEEALCLDATVFGNVARFINHRCLDANLVEIPVKVETPDHTYYHLAFFTTRVVAALEELTWDYGIDFDDHDQPVEAFRCLCGSKFCRNMKRSIRSRSATIAR; encoded by the exons ATGGCACCAAATCCAAGAGTTGCAGCAGCCTTTCGGGCAATGAGGGACATTGGAATTAAAGAAGATAAAGTGAAACCAGTATTGAAAAAACTTCTAAAATTGTATGACAAAAACTGGGAACTTATTGAAGAAGAGAATTATAGAGCTCTTGCAGATGCTATATTTGAGGAGGAGGACAATGTG GTTGTAGAACAGAAGAAGAAATGTATGAGTACTGAT GAGAAGGATTTGGAGGAAGAAGCTCAGACACAAGATGAGCCTGAGCGTCCCCTAAAGAGGTTGCGCAGAGGCCAAGGTGGTCAGGCTACATCATCTGTCAATGTGTGCAACCACAGTTTGGGTGGAAGTCCTTTGAAAAGGCCTAAAGTAGAGGAGGGTGAACCAGTGGAGCCTTGTTTACAACAGCAGCCTCAGGAAATGATGGAGAAACCTCAGTCCATCCTGAAACCCATTGCACCCCTGCATGGTACTGTTAACAAGGGCAAGCAACCTCTCTTACCTCAGATTGCTTCCCCAGGGAAAAGATCTATGTCTGAGAGAGCATCTCAGTTGTGCATTAGAGAACCGATAGTTGAACCAGGCACTGTTCTTTTGCCAAAGCAGAAGGTTACTGATACTCGTGTATTGATCAAACCAAAAGATGAGCCTTTTACTGATGACATGTTTACTGAAGCTGTTCCAGACTATGAGGTTCCTATTGCAGTGATCCATCCAG ATCCATCAAGTAAGGGGGGTTCTTCATTTGGAAATGATTCAGTTGAAAACCAAGATGGTCCAGAAATGACAGCATCCCAACGTTTAGCTGAAGGAAATGGAGGTGATTGTATTTTAGCTTCATCGAGTGAGAGGGGAACCAACTGCAAGCTAGCAACCATCCCGGAGGAATCTCCTCCTACTTTAGAGATTGCCTCCTCGCCCTTAGGAGAGGTAAAAATTTCTCTGAGCTGTGACTCCGCTCTTGGAAGACCAGATTTCCATATGCCTAGTCGCAATGAGGTTATAAAACTGATGGAGGATAAGTGTTTGCGGACATATAAAATCATTGACCCAAATTTTTCTGTCAAGAAACTGTTGAATGATATGTGTGAGTGCTTCTTGGAACTGGGAACTTACTCCACTGATGAATCGCAGGAAGGATCAATAAATATAAGTCCAACTCTTGATGTGTTGAAGGAACCTTCTGTGCGAGATGCTGGAGGCAATGAACTAGGTTTGTGCATTCCATCTTCAAATGGATCAGTCAATATTCAATGCTCTGCTGAAGTGGCTGAACCTCTTTCAAGACTTCCGACATCTCTGAATGGTATTGATGAACACATACAAGCCAGTAAGAAGATTATTTCAAATGGCTATGCTGAAAGTGAACGTGAAAAGGAATTGGAAGACCCTGAATCAACAAATTTGTGTAGTTTGGTGGTTGTCCCGCAGCAAAAAAATCCTCCTAGTGATTTAAGGTCTCTTCATGATGTTAATGACATAAcgaaaggagaagaaagggtCAGAATTTCATGGGTCAATGAAATCAACAGTGAATGTCTACCATCCTTTAAGTACATACCTCGAAACTTTATTTTCCGAAAGGCTTATGTGAACTTCACCCTCTCTCGGATTGGAGACGAGGATTGTTGTTCAGCCTGTTTAGGTGATTGCCTATCCTTATCTACAGTTTGTTATTGTGCAAACACAACTGGAGGCCAGTTTGCATACGGAAAAGGAGATCTTCTTAGGGAAGAATTTTTGGAAGAGTGTATCTCAATGACTCGTGACCCACAAAGACACCAGCATTTATATTGTAGAGAATGTCCACTTGAAAGACTTAGGATTGATGATTGTTTAGAACCATGCAAAGGCCACTTAAGGAGGAAGTTTATCAAAGAATGCTGGAGCAAATGCAGCTGCAGTAAAAACTGTGGCAATCGAGTGGTGCAGCGAGGTATAACTTGCAAGTTGCAG GTGTTTTGCACTCCTGAAGGAAAAGGGTGGGGTCTCCGAACCCTAGAGGGCCTGCCAAAAGGTGCATTTGTGTGTGAATATGTTGGAGAAATTCTAACCAGCACAGAGTTATACGAGAGGAACTTGGGAAGCTACAAAAGTGGGAAACGTACCTACTCAGTGCTGCTGGATGCAGACTGGGGTTCAGGAGCTCTGAAGAGTGAAGAAGCTCTCTGTTTGGATGCAACAGTTTTTGGCAATGTTGCTAGGTTTATTAATCATAG GTGTTTGGATGCAAACTTGGTTGAGATCCCTGTTAAAGTGGAGACCCCTGATCATACCTACTACCAT CTTGCCTTCTTCACTACAAGAGTGGTTGCTGCCTTGGAAGAGCTTACTTGG GATTATGGCATCGATTTTGACGACCATGATCAGCCTGTCGAGGCATTCCGGTGTCTATGTGGTAGCAAGTTCTGTAGAAACATGAAGCGATCAATTA GATCTAGATCTGCAACTATTGCAAGATGA
- the LOC133857195 gene encoding probable inactive histone-lysine N-methyltransferase SUVR2 isoform X4: protein MAPNPRVAAAFRAMRDIGIKEDKVKPVLKKLLKLYDKNWELIEEENYRALADAIFEEEDNVVEQKKKCMSTDEKDLEEEAQTQDEPERPLKRLRRGQGGQATSSVNVCNHSLGGSPLKRPKVEEGEPVEPCLQQQPQEMMEKPQSILKPIAPLHGTVNKGKQPLLPQIASPGKRSMSERASQLCIREPIVEPGTVLLPKQKVTDTRVLIKPKDEPFTDDMFTEAVPDYEVPIAVIHPDPSSKGGSSFGNDSVENQDGPEMTASQRLAEGNGGDCILASSSERGTNCKLATIPEESPPTLEIASSPLGEVKISLSCDSALGRPDFHMPSRNEVIKLMEDKCLRTYKIIDPNFSVKKLLNDMCECFLELGTYSTDESQEGSINISPTLDVLKEPSVRDAGGNELGLCIPSSNGSVNIQCSAEVAEPLSRLPTSLNGIDEHIQASKKIISNGYAESEREKELEDPESTNLCSLVVVPQQKNPPSDLRSLHDVNDITKGEERVRISWVNEINSECLPSFKYIPRNFIFRKAYVNFTLSRIGDEDCCSACLGDCLSLSTVCYCANTTGGQFAYGKGDLLREEFLEECISMTRDPQRHQHLYCRECPLERLRIDDCLEPCKGHLRRKFIKECWSKCSCSKNCGNRVVQRGITCKLQVFCTPEGKGWGLRTLEGLPKGAFVCEYVGEILTSTELYERNLGSYKSGKRTYSVLLDADWGSGALKSEEALCLDATVFGNVARFINHRCLDANLVEIPVKVETPDHTYYHLAFFTTRVVAALEELTWDYGIDFDDHDQPVEAFRCLCGSKFCRNMKRSIRSRSATIAR from the exons ATGGCACCAAATCCAAGAGTTGCAGCAGCCTTTCGGGCAATGAGGGACATTGGAATTAAAGAAGATAAAGTGAAACCAGTATTGAAAAAACTTCTAAAATTGTATGACAAAAACTGGGAACTTATTGAAGAAGAGAATTATAGAGCTCTTGCAGATGCTATATTTGAGGAGGAGGACAAT GTTGTAGAACAGAAGAAGAAATGTATGAGTACTGAT GAGAAGGATTTGGAGGAAGAAGCTCAGACACAAGATGAGCCTGAGCGTCCCCTAAAGAGGTTGCGCAGAGGCCAAGGTGGTCAGGCTACATCATCTGTCAATGTGTGCAACCACAGTTTGGGTGGAAGTCCTTTGAAAAGGCCTAAAGTAGAGGAGGGTGAACCAGTGGAGCCTTGTTTACAACAGCAGCCTCAGGAAATGATGGAGAAACCTCAGTCCATCCTGAAACCCATTGCACCCCTGCATGGTACTGTTAACAAGGGCAAGCAACCTCTCTTACCTCAGATTGCTTCCCCAGGGAAAAGATCTATGTCTGAGAGAGCATCTCAGTTGTGCATTAGAGAACCGATAGTTGAACCAGGCACTGTTCTTTTGCCAAAGCAGAAGGTTACTGATACTCGTGTATTGATCAAACCAAAAGATGAGCCTTTTACTGATGACATGTTTACTGAAGCTGTTCCAGACTATGAGGTTCCTATTGCAGTGATCCATCCAG ATCCATCAAGTAAGGGGGGTTCTTCATTTGGAAATGATTCAGTTGAAAACCAAGATGGTCCAGAAATGACAGCATCCCAACGTTTAGCTGAAGGAAATGGAGGTGATTGTATTTTAGCTTCATCGAGTGAGAGGGGAACCAACTGCAAGCTAGCAACCATCCCGGAGGAATCTCCTCCTACTTTAGAGATTGCCTCCTCGCCCTTAGGAGAGGTAAAAATTTCTCTGAGCTGTGACTCCGCTCTTGGAAGACCAGATTTCCATATGCCTAGTCGCAATGAGGTTATAAAACTGATGGAGGATAAGTGTTTGCGGACATATAAAATCATTGACCCAAATTTTTCTGTCAAGAAACTGTTGAATGATATGTGTGAGTGCTTCTTGGAACTGGGAACTTACTCCACTGATGAATCGCAGGAAGGATCAATAAATATAAGTCCAACTCTTGATGTGTTGAAGGAACCTTCTGTGCGAGATGCTGGAGGCAATGAACTAGGTTTGTGCATTCCATCTTCAAATGGATCAGTCAATATTCAATGCTCTGCTGAAGTGGCTGAACCTCTTTCAAGACTTCCGACATCTCTGAATGGTATTGATGAACACATACAAGCCAGTAAGAAGATTATTTCAAATGGCTATGCTGAAAGTGAACGTGAAAAGGAATTGGAAGACCCTGAATCAACAAATTTGTGTAGTTTGGTGGTTGTCCCGCAGCAAAAAAATCCTCCTAGTGATTTAAGGTCTCTTCATGATGTTAATGACATAAcgaaaggagaagaaagggtCAGAATTTCATGGGTCAATGAAATCAACAGTGAATGTCTACCATCCTTTAAGTACATACCTCGAAACTTTATTTTCCGAAAGGCTTATGTGAACTTCACCCTCTCTCGGATTGGAGACGAGGATTGTTGTTCAGCCTGTTTAGGTGATTGCCTATCCTTATCTACAGTTTGTTATTGTGCAAACACAACTGGAGGCCAGTTTGCATACGGAAAAGGAGATCTTCTTAGGGAAGAATTTTTGGAAGAGTGTATCTCAATGACTCGTGACCCACAAAGACACCAGCATTTATATTGTAGAGAATGTCCACTTGAAAGACTTAGGATTGATGATTGTTTAGAACCATGCAAAGGCCACTTAAGGAGGAAGTTTATCAAAGAATGCTGGAGCAAATGCAGCTGCAGTAAAAACTGTGGCAATCGAGTGGTGCAGCGAGGTATAACTTGCAAGTTGCAG GTGTTTTGCACTCCTGAAGGAAAAGGGTGGGGTCTCCGAACCCTAGAGGGCCTGCCAAAAGGTGCATTTGTGTGTGAATATGTTGGAGAAATTCTAACCAGCACAGAGTTATACGAGAGGAACTTGGGAAGCTACAAAAGTGGGAAACGTACCTACTCAGTGCTGCTGGATGCAGACTGGGGTTCAGGAGCTCTGAAGAGTGAAGAAGCTCTCTGTTTGGATGCAACAGTTTTTGGCAATGTTGCTAGGTTTATTAATCATAG GTGTTTGGATGCAAACTTGGTTGAGATCCCTGTTAAAGTGGAGACCCCTGATCATACCTACTACCAT CTTGCCTTCTTCACTACAAGAGTGGTTGCTGCCTTGGAAGAGCTTACTTGG GATTATGGCATCGATTTTGACGACCATGATCAGCCTGTCGAGGCATTCCGGTGTCTATGTGGTAGCAAGTTCTGTAGAAACATGAAGCGATCAATTA GATCTAGATCTGCAACTATTGCAAGATGA
- the LOC133857195 gene encoding probable inactive histone-lysine N-methyltransferase SUVR2 isoform X1 yields MAPNPRVAAAFRAMRDIGIKEDKVKPVLKKLLKLYDKNWELIEEENYRALADAIFEEEDNVVVEQKKKCMSTDQEKDLEEEAQTQDEPERPLKRLRRGQGGQATSSVNVCNHSLGGSPLKRPKVEEGEPVEPCLQQQPQEMMEKPQSILKPIAPLHGTVNKGKQPLLPQIASPGKRSMSERASQLCIREPIVEPGTVLLPKQKVTDTRVLIKPKDEPFTDDMFTEAVPDYEVPIAVIHPDPSSKGGSSFGNDSVENQDGPEMTASQRLAEGNGGDCILASSSERGTNCKLATIPEESPPTLEIASSPLGEVKISLSCDSALGRPDFHMPSRNEVIKLMEDKCLRTYKIIDPNFSVKKLLNDMCECFLELGTYSTDESQEGSINISPTLDVLKEPSVRDAGGNELGLCIPSSNGSVNIQCSAEVAEPLSRLPTSLNGIDEHIQASKKIISNGYAESEREKELEDPESTNLCSLVVVPQQKNPPSDLRSLHDVNDITKGEERVRISWVNEINSECLPSFKYIPRNFIFRKAYVNFTLSRIGDEDCCSACLGDCLSLSTVCYCANTTGGQFAYGKGDLLREEFLEECISMTRDPQRHQHLYCRECPLERLRIDDCLEPCKGHLRRKFIKECWSKCSCSKNCGNRVVQRGITCKLQVFCTPEGKGWGLRTLEGLPKGAFVCEYVGEILTSTELYERNLGSYKSGKRTYSVLLDADWGSGALKSEEALCLDATVFGNVARFINHRCLDANLVEIPVKVETPDHTYYHLAFFTTRVVAALEELTWDYGIDFDDHDQPVEAFRCLCGSKFCRNMKRSIRSRSATIAR; encoded by the exons ATGGCACCAAATCCAAGAGTTGCAGCAGCCTTTCGGGCAATGAGGGACATTGGAATTAAAGAAGATAAAGTGAAACCAGTATTGAAAAAACTTCTAAAATTGTATGACAAAAACTGGGAACTTATTGAAGAAGAGAATTATAGAGCTCTTGCAGATGCTATATTTGAGGAGGAGGACAATGTG GTTGTAGAACAGAAGAAGAAATGTATGAGTACTGAT CAGGAGAAGGATTTGGAGGAAGAAGCTCAGACACAAGATGAGCCTGAGCGTCCCCTAAAGAGGTTGCGCAGAGGCCAAGGTGGTCAGGCTACATCATCTGTCAATGTGTGCAACCACAGTTTGGGTGGAAGTCCTTTGAAAAGGCCTAAAGTAGAGGAGGGTGAACCAGTGGAGCCTTGTTTACAACAGCAGCCTCAGGAAATGATGGAGAAACCTCAGTCCATCCTGAAACCCATTGCACCCCTGCATGGTACTGTTAACAAGGGCAAGCAACCTCTCTTACCTCAGATTGCTTCCCCAGGGAAAAGATCTATGTCTGAGAGAGCATCTCAGTTGTGCATTAGAGAACCGATAGTTGAACCAGGCACTGTTCTTTTGCCAAAGCAGAAGGTTACTGATACTCGTGTATTGATCAAACCAAAAGATGAGCCTTTTACTGATGACATGTTTACTGAAGCTGTTCCAGACTATGAGGTTCCTATTGCAGTGATCCATCCAG ATCCATCAAGTAAGGGGGGTTCTTCATTTGGAAATGATTCAGTTGAAAACCAAGATGGTCCAGAAATGACAGCATCCCAACGTTTAGCTGAAGGAAATGGAGGTGATTGTATTTTAGCTTCATCGAGTGAGAGGGGAACCAACTGCAAGCTAGCAACCATCCCGGAGGAATCTCCTCCTACTTTAGAGATTGCCTCCTCGCCCTTAGGAGAGGTAAAAATTTCTCTGAGCTGTGACTCCGCTCTTGGAAGACCAGATTTCCATATGCCTAGTCGCAATGAGGTTATAAAACTGATGGAGGATAAGTGTTTGCGGACATATAAAATCATTGACCCAAATTTTTCTGTCAAGAAACTGTTGAATGATATGTGTGAGTGCTTCTTGGAACTGGGAACTTACTCCACTGATGAATCGCAGGAAGGATCAATAAATATAAGTCCAACTCTTGATGTGTTGAAGGAACCTTCTGTGCGAGATGCTGGAGGCAATGAACTAGGTTTGTGCATTCCATCTTCAAATGGATCAGTCAATATTCAATGCTCTGCTGAAGTGGCTGAACCTCTTTCAAGACTTCCGACATCTCTGAATGGTATTGATGAACACATACAAGCCAGTAAGAAGATTATTTCAAATGGCTATGCTGAAAGTGAACGTGAAAAGGAATTGGAAGACCCTGAATCAACAAATTTGTGTAGTTTGGTGGTTGTCCCGCAGCAAAAAAATCCTCCTAGTGATTTAAGGTCTCTTCATGATGTTAATGACATAAcgaaaggagaagaaagggtCAGAATTTCATGGGTCAATGAAATCAACAGTGAATGTCTACCATCCTTTAAGTACATACCTCGAAACTTTATTTTCCGAAAGGCTTATGTGAACTTCACCCTCTCTCGGATTGGAGACGAGGATTGTTGTTCAGCCTGTTTAGGTGATTGCCTATCCTTATCTACAGTTTGTTATTGTGCAAACACAACTGGAGGCCAGTTTGCATACGGAAAAGGAGATCTTCTTAGGGAAGAATTTTTGGAAGAGTGTATCTCAATGACTCGTGACCCACAAAGACACCAGCATTTATATTGTAGAGAATGTCCACTTGAAAGACTTAGGATTGATGATTGTTTAGAACCATGCAAAGGCCACTTAAGGAGGAAGTTTATCAAAGAATGCTGGAGCAAATGCAGCTGCAGTAAAAACTGTGGCAATCGAGTGGTGCAGCGAGGTATAACTTGCAAGTTGCAG GTGTTTTGCACTCCTGAAGGAAAAGGGTGGGGTCTCCGAACCCTAGAGGGCCTGCCAAAAGGTGCATTTGTGTGTGAATATGTTGGAGAAATTCTAACCAGCACAGAGTTATACGAGAGGAACTTGGGAAGCTACAAAAGTGGGAAACGTACCTACTCAGTGCTGCTGGATGCAGACTGGGGTTCAGGAGCTCTGAAGAGTGAAGAAGCTCTCTGTTTGGATGCAACAGTTTTTGGCAATGTTGCTAGGTTTATTAATCATAG GTGTTTGGATGCAAACTTGGTTGAGATCCCTGTTAAAGTGGAGACCCCTGATCATACCTACTACCAT CTTGCCTTCTTCACTACAAGAGTGGTTGCTGCCTTGGAAGAGCTTACTTGG GATTATGGCATCGATTTTGACGACCATGATCAGCCTGTCGAGGCATTCCGGTGTCTATGTGGTAGCAAGTTCTGTAGAAACATGAAGCGATCAATTA GATCTAGATCTGCAACTATTGCAAGATGA
- the LOC133857195 gene encoding probable inactive histone-lysine N-methyltransferase SUVR2 isoform X3 — MAPNPRVAAAFRAMRDIGIKEDKVKPVLKKLLKLYDKNWELIEEENYRALADAIFEEEDNVVEQKKKCMSTDQEKDLEEEAQTQDEPERPLKRLRRGQGGQATSSVNVCNHSLGGSPLKRPKVEEGEPVEPCLQQQPQEMMEKPQSILKPIAPLHGTVNKGKQPLLPQIASPGKRSMSERASQLCIREPIVEPGTVLLPKQKVTDTRVLIKPKDEPFTDDMFTEAVPDYEVPIAVIHPDPSSKGGSSFGNDSVENQDGPEMTASQRLAEGNGGDCILASSSERGTNCKLATIPEESPPTLEIASSPLGEVKISLSCDSALGRPDFHMPSRNEVIKLMEDKCLRTYKIIDPNFSVKKLLNDMCECFLELGTYSTDESQEGSINISPTLDVLKEPSVRDAGGNELGLCIPSSNGSVNIQCSAEVAEPLSRLPTSLNGIDEHIQASKKIISNGYAESEREKELEDPESTNLCSLVVVPQQKNPPSDLRSLHDVNDITKGEERVRISWVNEINSECLPSFKYIPRNFIFRKAYVNFTLSRIGDEDCCSACLGDCLSLSTVCYCANTTGGQFAYGKGDLLREEFLEECISMTRDPQRHQHLYCRECPLERLRIDDCLEPCKGHLRRKFIKECWSKCSCSKNCGNRVVQRGITCKLQVFCTPEGKGWGLRTLEGLPKGAFVCEYVGEILTSTELYERNLGSYKSGKRTYSVLLDADWGSGALKSEEALCLDATVFGNVARFINHRCLDANLVEIPVKVETPDHTYYHLAFFTTRVVAALEELTWDYGIDFDDHDQPVEAFRCLCGSKFCRNMKRSIRSRSATIAR, encoded by the exons ATGGCACCAAATCCAAGAGTTGCAGCAGCCTTTCGGGCAATGAGGGACATTGGAATTAAAGAAGATAAAGTGAAACCAGTATTGAAAAAACTTCTAAAATTGTATGACAAAAACTGGGAACTTATTGAAGAAGAGAATTATAGAGCTCTTGCAGATGCTATATTTGAGGAGGAGGACAAT GTTGTAGAACAGAAGAAGAAATGTATGAGTACTGAT CAGGAGAAGGATTTGGAGGAAGAAGCTCAGACACAAGATGAGCCTGAGCGTCCCCTAAAGAGGTTGCGCAGAGGCCAAGGTGGTCAGGCTACATCATCTGTCAATGTGTGCAACCACAGTTTGGGTGGAAGTCCTTTGAAAAGGCCTAAAGTAGAGGAGGGTGAACCAGTGGAGCCTTGTTTACAACAGCAGCCTCAGGAAATGATGGAGAAACCTCAGTCCATCCTGAAACCCATTGCACCCCTGCATGGTACTGTTAACAAGGGCAAGCAACCTCTCTTACCTCAGATTGCTTCCCCAGGGAAAAGATCTATGTCTGAGAGAGCATCTCAGTTGTGCATTAGAGAACCGATAGTTGAACCAGGCACTGTTCTTTTGCCAAAGCAGAAGGTTACTGATACTCGTGTATTGATCAAACCAAAAGATGAGCCTTTTACTGATGACATGTTTACTGAAGCTGTTCCAGACTATGAGGTTCCTATTGCAGTGATCCATCCAG ATCCATCAAGTAAGGGGGGTTCTTCATTTGGAAATGATTCAGTTGAAAACCAAGATGGTCCAGAAATGACAGCATCCCAACGTTTAGCTGAAGGAAATGGAGGTGATTGTATTTTAGCTTCATCGAGTGAGAGGGGAACCAACTGCAAGCTAGCAACCATCCCGGAGGAATCTCCTCCTACTTTAGAGATTGCCTCCTCGCCCTTAGGAGAGGTAAAAATTTCTCTGAGCTGTGACTCCGCTCTTGGAAGACCAGATTTCCATATGCCTAGTCGCAATGAGGTTATAAAACTGATGGAGGATAAGTGTTTGCGGACATATAAAATCATTGACCCAAATTTTTCTGTCAAGAAACTGTTGAATGATATGTGTGAGTGCTTCTTGGAACTGGGAACTTACTCCACTGATGAATCGCAGGAAGGATCAATAAATATAAGTCCAACTCTTGATGTGTTGAAGGAACCTTCTGTGCGAGATGCTGGAGGCAATGAACTAGGTTTGTGCATTCCATCTTCAAATGGATCAGTCAATATTCAATGCTCTGCTGAAGTGGCTGAACCTCTTTCAAGACTTCCGACATCTCTGAATGGTATTGATGAACACATACAAGCCAGTAAGAAGATTATTTCAAATGGCTATGCTGAAAGTGAACGTGAAAAGGAATTGGAAGACCCTGAATCAACAAATTTGTGTAGTTTGGTGGTTGTCCCGCAGCAAAAAAATCCTCCTAGTGATTTAAGGTCTCTTCATGATGTTAATGACATAAcgaaaggagaagaaagggtCAGAATTTCATGGGTCAATGAAATCAACAGTGAATGTCTACCATCCTTTAAGTACATACCTCGAAACTTTATTTTCCGAAAGGCTTATGTGAACTTCACCCTCTCTCGGATTGGAGACGAGGATTGTTGTTCAGCCTGTTTAGGTGATTGCCTATCCTTATCTACAGTTTGTTATTGTGCAAACACAACTGGAGGCCAGTTTGCATACGGAAAAGGAGATCTTCTTAGGGAAGAATTTTTGGAAGAGTGTATCTCAATGACTCGTGACCCACAAAGACACCAGCATTTATATTGTAGAGAATGTCCACTTGAAAGACTTAGGATTGATGATTGTTTAGAACCATGCAAAGGCCACTTAAGGAGGAAGTTTATCAAAGAATGCTGGAGCAAATGCAGCTGCAGTAAAAACTGTGGCAATCGAGTGGTGCAGCGAGGTATAACTTGCAAGTTGCAG GTGTTTTGCACTCCTGAAGGAAAAGGGTGGGGTCTCCGAACCCTAGAGGGCCTGCCAAAAGGTGCATTTGTGTGTGAATATGTTGGAGAAATTCTAACCAGCACAGAGTTATACGAGAGGAACTTGGGAAGCTACAAAAGTGGGAAACGTACCTACTCAGTGCTGCTGGATGCAGACTGGGGTTCAGGAGCTCTGAAGAGTGAAGAAGCTCTCTGTTTGGATGCAACAGTTTTTGGCAATGTTGCTAGGTTTATTAATCATAG GTGTTTGGATGCAAACTTGGTTGAGATCCCTGTTAAAGTGGAGACCCCTGATCATACCTACTACCAT CTTGCCTTCTTCACTACAAGAGTGGTTGCTGCCTTGGAAGAGCTTACTTGG GATTATGGCATCGATTTTGACGACCATGATCAGCCTGTCGAGGCATTCCGGTGTCTATGTGGTAGCAAGTTCTGTAGAAACATGAAGCGATCAATTA GATCTAGATCTGCAACTATTGCAAGATGA